Proteins encoded by one window of Cloeon dipterum chromosome 2, ieCloDipt1.1, whole genome shotgun sequence:
- the LOC135937007 gene encoding uncharacterized protein LOC135937007: MPDFPKLTDLAMYGVEFAEIVDCALQKYGKTLQSLRVIGVKMPNLSFQRIFKSCPKLEGLYLEKVGVTDNSEPINFNKLRVLNLVKVSSPGPSKILTAPNLKTIELKVTGLDMRNLSQVLPPRNQNNLKSFYLTLRTSDIISEISEDDFIRIASFLKHLAAVSPRLTFLNFNIGCTSHNYYTYPSVVQHVNEQYSFYKEKGFNLDWLIDLDLVRILEAIGNARF; this comes from the exons ATGCCGGATTTTCCCAAACTCACGGATTTGGCTATGTACGGCGTGGAGTTTGCGGAAATCGTGGACTGCGCCTTGCAGAAGTACGGCAAAACCTTGCAGTCGCTCCGCGTGATCGGAGTTAAGATGCCGAATCTGAGCTTTCAACGAATCTTCAAGTCCTGCCCGAAACTGGAAGGTCTTTACTTGGAGAAGGTCGGCGTGACCGACAATTCTGAACCAATAAACTTCAACAAACTCAGGGTGCTAAATCTGGTGAAAGTCAG CTCTCCAGGCCCCTCCAAAATATTGACGGCGCCAAACCTGAAGACCATTGAGCTCAAGGTCACGGGCTTGGACATGAGGAATTTGAGCCAAGTGCTGCCTCCTAGAAACCAGAACAACCTGAAGTCTTTCTACCTCACCCTGAGAACGAGTGATATTATTAGTGAAATTTCAGAGGACGATTTCATTCGAATAGCcagctttttgaaacatttagcCGCCGTCTCTCCGAGGCTGactttcttgaattttaacatAGGCTGCACCAGCCATAATTACTACACTTACCCCTCAGTAGTGCAACATGTCAATGAACAATATTCATTCTACAAAGAAAAGGGATTTAATCTTGATTGGCTAATTGATTTAGATTTAGTCCGCATTTTGGAGGCAATCGGCAACGCgcgattttaa